From a region of the Candidatus Jettenia caeni genome:
- a CDS encoding putative methyl-accepting chemotaxis protein, whose protein sequence is MQIQNFFYERYGDVNVLSKNPLVIQSLPRFSNAFKDGGFDSSDYRQVDTYYGPLLEHFLRQYGYNNIFLVDIDGNVVFCVRKDEHIGTNLKTGEYSSFSIGEVFKEGLNHIKFSDLSWCEDSKDFTFMAAAPVFDLTNRLLGVIIVEVPYSKIDVFLSQRDGLGETGEIYIVGDDNFIRSKSRFFTQNTILKLEIDTEGTRDAFRGNTDIKIIKDYRNIPVISAYTPLENLRDVNWILLVKIDVKEALHSVLAIKTDLIIIGTIITIITVTYLYFTLRKKQIKSTDAELP, encoded by the coding sequence ATGCAAATCCAAAACTTTTTTTATGAAAGATACGGAGACGTCAATGTGCTTTCCAAAAATCCATTAGTTATTCAAAGCTTACCACGGTTCTCAAATGCCTTTAAGGATGGCGGCTTTGACAGCTCTGATTACAGACAGGTAGATACGTATTATGGTCCGCTGCTGGAGCATTTTCTCAGGCAATACGGTTACAATAACATATTTTTAGTGGATATAGATGGTAATGTTGTATTCTGTGTTAGAAAGGATGAACACATCGGAACAAACTTGAAAACAGGAGAATACAGTTCGTTTTCTATCGGAGAAGTATTTAAAGAGGGATTAAATCATATTAAATTCTCTGATTTAAGCTGGTGTGAGGATTCAAAAGATTTTACCTTTATGGCAGCCGCTCCTGTATTCGATCTTACCAATAGGCTCCTGGGTGTTATTATTGTTGAAGTACCCTACTCCAAGATTGATGTATTTTTATCCCAGAGAGACGGATTAGGTGAAACGGGTGAAATTTATATTGTGGGCGATGATAATTTTATACGCTCAAAATCAAGATTTTTTACACAAAATACTATTCTCAAACTTGAAATTGACACAGAAGGCACTCGAGACGCTTTTCGTGGAAATACCGATATAAAAATCATAAAGGATTATCGTAATATCCCCGTAATCAGCGCATACACACCGCTTGAAAATCTCAGGGACGTTAACTGGATACTGTTAGTAAAAATTGATGTGAAAGAAGCCCTTCATTCCGTTCTTGCTATAAAAACAGACCTGATTATCATTGGGACTATAATTACCATCATTACCGTCACGTACCTCTATTTTACCCTTCGGAAAAAGCAGATAAAAAGTACTGATGCAGAACTTCCATAG
- a CDS encoding GMP synthase, protein MIEENNEKVLILDFGSQYAQLIARRVRENNVFSEIVSHKITAEQIKKINPKGIIFTGGPASVYVKNAPQCDEEIVDLGIPILGICYGMQLGCQMLKATVKPTVSREYGRTTCIVNDQSKLFKSVDKDIIVWMSHGDQVVELPIEFESLAFTHNCPYAGVKHKKKAFYGVQFHPEVTHTLQGSQIIRNFLYEICGCTGTWKIDSYIEKSLHDIHSQVGDGRVVCGLSGGVDSAVTAALIHKAIGNHISCIFVDNGLLRDYEADEVVKTFKDNFTVDLHVIHARERFLDKLKGVIDPEKKRKIIGHEFIEIFKEEAKRISGVKFLAQGTLYPDVIESIPAHGGPTVTIKSHHNVGGLPAELGFELVEPLRFLFKDEVRKIGEELGLPEELVWRHPFPGPGLAIRIIGEVTKPRLEILRNTDKIVIEEIRKAGLYRSVSQCFAVLLPLSTVGVMGDERSYENVIAIRAVETTDFMTADWYRIPHEVLGTISNRVINEIKGVNRVVYDISTKPPSTIEWE, encoded by the coding sequence ATGATTGAAGAGAATAATGAAAAAGTCTTAATCCTCGATTTTGGCTCACAATATGCTCAACTTATCGCACGACGGGTAAGAGAAAATAATGTTTTCAGTGAGATAGTCTCACACAAGATTACCGCAGAGCAAATCAAAAAGATCAACCCAAAGGGTATTATCTTTACTGGCGGTCCGGCCAGTGTATATGTAAAGAATGCTCCACAATGTGATGAAGAAATTGTTGATTTGGGAATACCTATCTTAGGCATCTGCTATGGAATGCAACTGGGCTGCCAGATGCTAAAAGCTACGGTAAAGCCTACCGTCTCACGGGAATACGGAAGAACGACTTGCATAGTTAATGATCAAAGCAAACTATTCAAATCAGTTGATAAGGATATCATTGTGTGGATGAGTCATGGAGACCAGGTTGTTGAATTGCCCATAGAATTCGAGTCTCTTGCATTTACTCACAATTGTCCCTATGCAGGGGTGAAACACAAGAAAAAGGCATTTTATGGTGTACAATTCCATCCTGAAGTTACCCATACTCTGCAAGGAAGCCAAATTATCCGTAATTTTCTTTATGAAATTTGTGGCTGTACCGGCACCTGGAAGATAGATTCATATATCGAAAAATCCTTACATGATATCCATAGCCAGGTTGGTGACGGAAGAGTAGTATGCGGGTTATCGGGCGGGGTTGATTCAGCAGTAACGGCGGCGCTTATCCATAAAGCTATCGGAAATCATATCTCCTGCATTTTTGTCGATAATGGACTTTTAAGGGATTATGAGGCAGATGAAGTTGTCAAAACATTCAAAGATAATTTCACCGTAGACCTGCACGTTATTCATGCACGGGAGAGATTTTTAGATAAATTAAAAGGGGTAATTGATCCGGAAAAAAAACGGAAGATTATCGGACATGAATTCATTGAGATTTTTAAGGAAGAGGCAAAAAGGATATCCGGGGTAAAATTTCTGGCACAAGGCACACTTTATCCCGATGTCATCGAGAGTATTCCAGCCCATGGAGGTCCAACAGTAACCATTAAAAGTCATCACAATGTCGGTGGTTTACCGGCAGAATTAGGGTTTGAGCTGGTTGAACCGCTCCGATTTCTCTTTAAGGACGAAGTGCGCAAAATAGGAGAGGAGCTTGGCCTGCCGGAAGAACTGGTATGGCGTCATCCCTTCCCCGGTCCGGGACTAGCCATCCGGATTATCGGAGAAGTAACAAAACCCCGTTTAGAGATCCTTCGCAATACAGATAAAATCGTTATCGAAGAAATACGCAAGGCAGGGCTCTACCGTTCTGTCTCACAGTGCTTTGCTGTACTTCTGCCGCTCAGTACCGTGGGGGTTATGGGCGATGAAAGAAGCTATGAAAATGTCATTGCCATTCGCGCTGTAGAAACAACTGACTTTATGACTGCCGACTGGTATCGCATTCCCCATGAGGTATTGGGAACCATTTCAAATCGGGTTATTAATGAGATAAAGGGTGTCAATCGTGTTGTGTATGATATTAGCACCAAACCACCAAGTACTATTGAGTGGGAATAA